A single region of the Ignavibacteriota bacterium genome encodes:
- a CDS encoding peroxiredoxin, translated as MALSVGNTAPNFTLVDTDRKERSLSEFLGKKTVLAFLPGAFTGVCTKEMCTFRDAAANLSTLNAQVVGISVDSPFANKAFADANKLTFPMLSDWSRETIKQYAGVHDDFAGLKGYSASKRAVFVLDANGVVKYAWISDSPGNEPPYEEVNNALTSF; from the coding sequence ATGGCTCTTTCAGTTGGAAACACAGCCCCCAATTTTACACTCGTTGACACAGACAGAAAAGAACGTTCACTCTCGGAATTTCTCGGAAAGAAAACCGTTCTCGCATTTTTACCCGGCGCATTCACCGGCGTTTGCACAAAAGAAATGTGCACCTTCCGCGATGCCGCCGCAAATCTTTCCACACTCAATGCACAGGTTGTCGGTATCAGCGTTGATTCCCCGTTTGCAAACAAAGCATTCGCCGACGCTAACAAATTAACCTTCCCGATGCTCAGCGATTGGTCACGCGAAACCATCAAACAATATGCAGGTGTGCATGATGATTTTGCAGGACTGAAAGGCTACTCGGCATCGAAGCGCGCTGTGTTTGTGCTTGATGCAAATGGCGTGGTAAAGTACGCTTGGATTTCCGACTCGCCGGGCAACGAACCGCCATACGAAGAAGTGAACAACGCATTAACATCATTCTAA
- a CDS encoding DUF2279 domain-containing protein has product MIRLMVCGLWFVVCSSWFVTSPCLAQREKHFSINNTSVIPNESRFSLRLVERDEESVPSAITNTSILLTDKLTDTVNEEINYTRLSLVSGALVGSMTAIHIYQQNGWWKDNRTSFHFQEDLSYSLGVDKIGHFHGASALTYVISQSLQWSNVDEEQSLWYGAGGSLLFQTFLEVEDGFSTWGFDRVDFAMDVAGAAWPLAQHHVPVLDNFDLKFSYLPSDLLNRPGGTGFQGQQHLLMDDYEGQTFWLTTHFKTITPEPIKNIMPEFLCLAVGYGARDIVGTTNEPYPVWFLALDVDMTKILPQDVPWMKTLSESLNYFHLPMPAVRISPSAIWYGLYF; this is encoded by the coding sequence ATGATTCGGTTGATGGTTTGTGGTTTGTGGTTTGTGGTTTGTAGTTCTTGGTTTGTCACTTCACCATGTTTAGCCCAACGTGAAAAACATTTTTCCATAAACAACACCAGCGTCATTCCGAACGAATCCCGCTTTAGCCTACGGCTCGTAGAGCGGGATGAAGAATCTGTTCCGTCTGCTATTACAAATACATCTATTTTGTTAACCGACAAACTTACTGATACAGTAAACGAAGAAATCAACTACACTCGCCTTTCTCTCGTCAGTGGCGCATTAGTTGGTTCAATGACCGCGATTCACATTTACCAACAAAATGGTTGGTGGAAGGATAACCGAACCTCGTTTCATTTTCAGGAAGATTTATCATACAGTCTTGGCGTGGATAAGATTGGACATTTTCATGGCGCATCCGCGTTGACGTATGTTATCTCTCAATCGTTGCAATGGTCGAATGTGGATGAAGAGCAATCGCTCTGGTACGGAGCGGGTGGAAGTTTGTTGTTCCAAACATTTCTTGAAGTTGAAGATGGATTTTCCACGTGGGGATTTGACCGCGTAGATTTTGCAATGGATGTTGCCGGAGCCGCCTGGCCCCTCGCTCAACATCATGTTCCGGTGCTCGATAATTTCGATTTGAAATTCAGTTATCTTCCGTCTGATCTACTCAATCGTCCCGGCGGAACAGGTTTTCAAGGTCAACAACATCTCCTCATGGATGATTACGAAGGACAAACATTCTGGCTGACGACGCATTTCAAAACAATCACACCTGAACCGATAAAAAATATTATGCCTGAGTTTCTTTGTCTTGCTGTTGGCTACGGCGCACGAGATATTGTCGGCACGACGAACGAACCGTATCCGGTTTGGTTTCTCGCACTCGATGTTGACATGACGAAAATATTACCGCAAGATGTTCCGTGGATGAAAACACTCAGCGAATCGTTGAACTATTTCCATTTACCGATGCCGGCGGTACGCATTTCTCCTTCTGCGATTTGGTACGGACTTTACTTCTAA
- a CDS encoding SDR family oxidoreductase translates to MKNNHTVSVVTGGAGFLGSHLCDRLLAEGHHVICIDNLITGDSANIAHLFGNERFRFVKHDVTNYIFIEGEVHNVLHFASPASPIDYLKLPIQTLKVGSLGTHKALGLAKAKNATFLLASTSEVYGDPLIHPQAESYWGNVNPIGVRGVYDEAKRFAEAITMAYHRYHGVDTRIVRIFNTYGTRMRVEDGRAIPAFMSQALCNEPVTVFGDGSQTRSVCYVDDLIDGIFRLLMSDVIEPVNIGNPDEIPMIQLAEEIIQLANSSSKIIFKELPEDDPKVRQPDITKAKEILRWEPKVPRAEGLKKTLEYFREKLHTS, encoded by the coding sequence ATGAAGAACAATCATACGGTCAGTGTTGTAACGGGGGGAGCCGGTTTCCTCGGCTCGCACTTGTGCGATAGATTACTTGCCGAAGGTCATCATGTCATTTGCATTGATAATTTGATTACGGGAGATTCGGCAAACATTGCACATCTCTTTGGCAACGAACGTTTCCGCTTTGTGAAACACGATGTAACGAATTACATCTTCATCGAAGGAGAAGTACATAACGTTCTTCATTTCGCTTCGCCCGCAAGCCCGATTGATTATTTGAAACTCCCGATTCAAACTCTGAAAGTCGGTTCGCTCGGCACACACAAAGCGCTCGGTTTGGCAAAAGCAAAGAACGCAACGTTCCTTCTTGCATCAACATCCGAAGTGTACGGCGACCCGCTCATTCATCCACAGGCAGAATCGTATTGGGGAAATGTTAATCCCATCGGCGTGCGCGGTGTGTACGATGAAGCAAAACGATTTGCCGAAGCAATCACGATGGCATATCATCGCTACCACGGCGTTGACACTCGTATCGTTCGCATCTTCAACACCTACGGAACAAGAATGAGAGTTGAAGATGGGCGTGCTATTCCCGCGTTCATGTCGCAAGCTCTATGCAACGAACCGGTCACTGTGTTCGGAGATGGAAGCCAGACGCGAAGCGTTTGTTACGTTGATGATTTGATTGATGGAATTTTTCGCCTGCTCATGTCTGATGTTATTGAGCCGGTGAACATCGGCAACCCGGATGAAATCCCTATGATTCAACTCGCTGAGGAAATCATTCAACTTGCAAACAGTTCAAGCAAAATCATTTTTAAAGAACTGCCGGAAGATGACCCGAAAGTCCGTCAGCCGGATATTACCAAAGCGAAAGAGATTCTCCGATGGGAACCGAAAGTGCCTCGCGCGGAGGGATTGAAGAAAACTCTGGAGTATTTCAGAGAAAAACTTCATACGTCTTGA